gaagaaaacaaaGGAGTCTCACCAAGGAGATATTTCATACGAGATGCGAGATTTGCCTGTTGGGGAGGGTCGGGCGACGGGTCGATATAGTCGATACTGTCGATACTGTCAACACCGTCGATACCGTCGATACCGTCGATACGTCGATCTATATCATTCGATGATGtaactcttcttctccgttGCCCCTTACTCTACCATGAACTCTGTTATGCCGGGCACGTTTCCGGGCACATTTCCGGGTAGACAAGAGGGTGGTCAGGAAGGCACCGTAGGTATAGACACCGTCGGTAGGTTCGGTACCTCCGGTACCTCAGGCACCTCAGGCACCTCAGGCACCACAGACACCTGGGAAGAACCTCAATATTTGGCTCCATCCTCAGTGACTCTGACCCGTTTTAAAATTGCATTCAAAAAGGATTGCGTCAATAAGTTTCATTTGATCATTCTATTGGAACTTCTGATTGTCTATTTTGTGGATCAATCGTTTCTCAAACTCCTCATTAAGGTGATGGTTGAGTATTTTTTATATAATTATGATCCATTGGAGCAGCGTAAAATGTTGGCCGTTATTATGGAAAACAGTGGTATCGGTGACGCCCGCAATGCCCCAAACTTGGATCGCCAGGTGGCTGTGTGGAAACGGATCCTCTTCTCACAGCTTATCTTCATTAACTTTTTGGCCATAATGGATCATATCTACAACTATCAGGGAGAATTCTTTCCCAAAAGGGTGGTGAACTCTGAAAAACTTCCCAATTGGGCAGAATGGGTGGCTAACTGGATCAATCAGGATTGTCGTTACAGATTGGACAACTACTCAGATGGAAGGAATCACTTCAAGTTTGGTTCCGTATTCATTAGTTTTATAGGTGAAATGTCGCCGTACAACAAAAGTGCTCTACTAATTATGGATCTGATGATTCCTCTATTTCAGTACGTTATGTTTATTATGGCTCTTGGCCAAGAGCGCGACAGTATCGATCATCAGCAGACTCCTCTATTAAAGCCGTACGAAGATGGTTATCAGGGCACGATAAATGCTTTCAAGGTCGACATTTATCCGGGAATCACAATGACTCAAATGCAAGGGCGGATCTATATATAATGGGTAATAATATTGGTTATGACAGGTAGTCAGTGTATCGGGGATGAGTGGATCTGGGGCTTCCTCAGCCTCACTTGGTGGCCTCGCCGCGGTTCAGCTTGTAGTCCCGTATGCGCGCGTTGTGGCTCGGCAATTTTGTTGTCCCGTATCCGTGCCGTGGTCCAGCCTGTAGTCCCGTAGTTCCGTAACTGCCGTAGCCTCCCGTAGCCTCTCCTGGCCTCCCGTAGCCTTCTGCAGCCACGCCGTCCTCCACACAGCCGCCCCCCTCCTGTTATATATATAGAAAGCTACTTCAACTCATTTGTTGgcaccttcttcatcctccCAATCCCGCAATTCACCCTCAAGAATGTCTGATTCACCCTCCAATGGCTACCAGGTAGATATAGACACCGGGACTGCCTCCAAATTCTCCTCTCAGCCACTCAAAGCAAATACCCCGTATTCCCTACAGAATCATTCATCATCTGCCCTTCTTGGTCAATCAACTTATGCTCCCTCTATTGCCTCCTCTTATGCCCCTTCAGCCTTCAATGCATCTCTATACGGTCCAAATCCATCTACAACTTCTATACCTCCTCAACCTTCCATGTTTGCCAATTCTGCTGTTCTTCCATTGGATGATTATCATTCACCTTACTATATGCCTATCAGAAGTATTGATGATCCTCGTCCTGTCGAACAACTCATCCGTCGCTTCAGTGTTTGGAAAATGATCCTCAAACAAATTATTTTCTACTTCAAGGAGACCTCTATATTCAAAAAACAGACCTATCTCGGCAATAAGGCCATGttggagaacttggaaaTCCTTCGGAAGCAGAATTCCGGCAAGTTTAAGTTGAAAGGATCCAATTTCTCGTCTTCTACAGCCGCtaagaacttgaaaaagagtATGAGTACTTCAGATCTGTCTCAAATTAGTCAACAACACATGTATATAGACatgcaacagcagcaatCCGGGTCTGATCCTTTCAGAGAGTGTACTACATTGGGTAAGTTCATCCAGAAGGCTTTCTTACCTCCTGGTGATCACTCTATCATGTCTCTTTCTACTTCATTATACAATAATCATGCTGCTTTGGCTGAAAGAGAATTGATTACATACAATCAACTCACTTTAAAGTTGATTCCGAGGCTcgagaacttgaaggaaagTTTGAATGATGCCATTAAGCAGATGTTCTCTGTAAAGGGCTCTTCTCACTTCAAAACAAGAGAACTAAAGATAGAAATAGCCAAGACGGGGGCCATTTTGAGTGATTATATCAGTTCGGTTGAACTTCTAACCAAGGGAGAGTCGAAAACCAGTTTAGGAACCGTCATAAAGTTTGACCATATCGATCCAAAGTTTGATCCATATCTGCTCCGGCTTAAGCTTGATCTACAACTAAAAGACCAGCTTTTCACAGAAGCCCACCTAAAAGAGGCTTATGCCGATTTACAGAGGAAAGCCGTTCAGTTAGAAGCTATTTTGTATGGAGAAATGCAGAGCTGCATGGGAATTTTCTCCAATTTGATCAATGCTGAGTTGGACACCGTCAAAGACAACCTTGTGGCAGATCTTTCCGATGGCTTCTTACGTAATGGACCAAATATTGACTGGGATTACTTTGTTGCCAACGACAATTCCCACAATCTACTCAATTTGACGGCAAAGCAATCATTGGATAGAGTCAAGcagataagaaagaagtcGGATGTTGTCTATCCCTACCAGATAGATAAGATCAGTTCGTGTATTCTGAGTGGATAcatggaaaagaaatcaaagtaCTTAAAGAACTATTCCAAGTTCTACTACGTTCTCACTTTCAACTTCCTACACGAGTTCAAGACAAAAGACAGGAAGCATGAGACCACTCCTGTTAACTCGTATTTACTTGATGATATGACAGTGATGCcttcagatgatgattcaCATAAGTTTGTGATTAGAATCCATCCAAGGGACGAGTCTAAGTCTAAGTACACGTTCAGATGTCATTCTGAAGAGGTTGCCAGTCATTGGTTGGAGTGTTTGGCTGATTTGTGcagtttttcttctcctctggAAAGAAATAACACGTTGAATGAAGTTATGGTGGAGGAGGAGCAGGCACAGCAGGTGGAGGAAGGTCAGCTGCCTTCTAATTCATCGATGGCTCAACAATCCGTTCAGACGGGTCAGACGGGTCAAACGACTCAGTCCAGCCAGTCAGCTCAATCAGCTCAATCAGCTCAATCCTGCCAGTCGGCTCAGTCCGGCCAGTCGGCTCTTGCAAGCGACTCTAGCAGCAGTAATAGCCAAAAAGAGAGCTGCTATGCTGAACGCAATGAATCAAGTagttctcttcatcttcccaCCTTCAGATCTATCAAACCCACTTCAGAATGCAGCACTCCATCAACTACTCCCGGTAGTTCAGATATACAGCCCCAAGCTCACCATAAAAGCTCGGCTAGTATTAGTGGATTATCTATGGAGAGtctgaaagaaaaggttaAGCAACAGCAGTTTAAAGCCCAGCTGTCTCGTGCTGGAAAGGCTAGAATACCATCAGACGACTCTCCAAATAGCGAATTGGGAGATTACTTCAGCTATGTGGCTCCTCGGCCAAGAATGCCTTATAGAAGGAGCCACAATGGCATTCGAAGTCTTTCCCGATCACCTTCTCCTGTATTAATGACCCCACGTCTATCTGTAACAGGTACGTCCGGTATTACATCTCCTCCTTACAATCTGATAGAACAGATGGACTTGGGTGTGGCGGATCAGGGTAGCAGTGGTTTAGAGAGACGACGAATGATACTAGAATCGAGATTAAGGACTTCCGGTGGGATTTCCGGTGGAACTTTCGGTGGGACTCCCGGTGGGACTCCCAGTGTCACTTCCGGTGGCACCAGGGACACCCTCTTATCTCTTCCCAGCCCTGGATTGGCCATGTCACCACCCCTAGATACACCAGGAACGATACCTCCATCATCAGTCGGTGACGTATTCAGTCAATCAAATAAATAGCATTAAATATATTCATAGTTGCACGTAAAATTAAATGGCAGACAAACTTTTTGTATATTGTTATCGCGTTGTTTACCATCATAGCTAATGAACATAAGTCAGTTTATGGTGATATAAAGTGATGagaccaaagaaaaagtggacagaagagaagaagataggTAGAACGCGTTCTAGAAAGATAGGACGATtactatcatcatcacaGCCGACACCTGTTTCATCTCAAGTTGATATTGAATTGAGTCAAGAACAAAGGAAGAAgggctttgaagaagatgaagatgggTTTATATTTAAGAGGGCAAAGGGGGCAAAGGGGGGGAAGGCGAAGAAGGGGGCGACGGAAAAGAAGACTAGAGAGATAACTAAGCTTATAAAGAAGGGACGTAAGAGGGGACGACCCAGAAAGGATGGAGTAAAACGGCCAGATGAGTCGGTAGGTCAGTCGTTATTGGATGTTCTTGAGTATGATGAGGCTGAGGATGTAGAGAGTGAGGAGGATAGTTGGTTTAGTTCTGACGAGGTTGAGCCGGGGTCGGGTGGGGCTCTGGGAGGGGCATCTGAGGCATCTGAGGCCCTGAATGAAACGCTTGGGACGTTTGAGGCCCTGGATGAGATGCCTGAGGCATCTGAAGCCCTGGGTGAAAGGCTTGAGACGTTTGATGCGACGCCTGAGGCATCTGAAGCCCTGGGTGAAGCCCTGGATACGACGCCTGAGACGTTTGAAGCTCTGGGTGAAGCCCCGGGTGAGCTGTTTGCTCCAGAAAAGCTTGTCGACCCCATCATTGATATCACTTCAAAACAGCCCTTAAAATTGTCAGTCGAAGAACAACCATCCAGAAGATACTCACGaagatcatcattatcTAATCGCGGTAAGAGGTTATCGTCAATTGGAAATGGATTCATAGCAGAGCCTCATTCAGAGGTACCTATTGAAGAGTTTTACAAGCATTTCGATCGAGATTTGCCAGATCCTCAAAAGATGAGACAACTCTTGATCTGGTGTTGTCGACGAATTGACTTTGGAGTATCAAAAAAGGATCCACAACTGGTAGATGTGGCTCgaaaagtgaaagaaaCGTTTACAAAGAACCTTATGGAAGGTAAAATGGACATAAGTTGGTGGAAAACAAGACAGGGTCAAGATAAATCGCATCTACCAATAAGAATGAGACCTAATGAGACAAATATTCGAAATCTGAACACATTAAAGGTGTATAGACGCAAATTGGATCGATTAAATGGAGAACAAGTTGAATGGTCGAAAGTGACATCGAAAAAACCAGAGAGAATTGAACAAATCTATGAAAAAGCGACTAACATTGACGATAAAAGATTGGACAGACTACAGACACAGATAGACATGATTGACGACTCTTATaaagacaagaaaaagCTTAGAATGAGACTTGTTGGATTGATGGAGGATATGAAGTATAACGTTCATAAGATGAAGCAAACTGACCAATgtttgaagagtttgatagAAGATAAGATGAAGGTATTGAATGGAGAATTAGGGAAGAGTTCTGGAGATAGTATTGAGTTGTTGAAGGTATTGAGTCGGCTATGAGTCGGCTATGAGTCGGCTATGAACTGGCTATGAGCCGGTCGCCGCCTAAAGATACTTCCTCGCTAATAATCGAACCCTGGTATCAAATCCAGAACTCGTTATAGGATTATTAACTGTATAAAATGGATTCAAAAGAGTCTTAACGTAGAGCTCATTTATCTCTATTAGGAACTGACGTAAGCTCTCGTCATGGCTTTTCAGATCTGTTAATATGATGAACTTGGCATTTCCTTGAGTCAAGTAGGAGAATATTTGATATCCGTAGAAATTGTCAAGATTCTTTGTAAATATAGCGTTGTTCTTAAACTGGATGTCCTGAAGAATATCTAGTGAAGAGTTTACTATGAACTGTTCAAGCTGATGAATTTCCTTTGGTAAATGCGGAGTTCCGTCTCCCGATTGATGATAAGTTCCTATTTCCAACTCATAAAGAGGTGCATCGTTGTTTCCAATGATGCTGAAGTAGTAAGACATTGGTGGATAAAGAGTAAGTGACCACCATGAAGAGACAGACAGACAGACCTGAAACCAAAAATCCAATCATCCGTCTATAATATTTCAtttggtgtacggatgtgTTCTGAGAAAGGATGAAGTGGACAGACGTTTTTCTGGTTGTGGCTTCTTTAGTTGCatggtttcttttcaggAGATACCACCGAGATCAACTAGTGCGACACAGCCTTCAACTCAGATGGCTGGTGTTAAGACATTTAAGATGTTTGGAAGTGATCTTCAGTTGAGCAAGATCGAGACGGATGATAATTCCAGTACGAAGATGGCAGAAGAGGTGGTTGAAGCGCATGATGGTAGTCATGGATTACAGAacgatttggatgaaatgGTTCGAAATCGATCCAAGTTGATGGgtgatttgaagattgatCAGGCCAGTTATCAGAGGGCGGTTGACTCTATCTgtggtgaagaagacggTGAAGACGGTGAAGACGGTCGAACGGCGTCGCCGTCTGCGTCGACATCGCAGGTGCCGCTCCGGGTGCCGCCCCAGGTGCCGTCTGCACCTTCATCTACATCACCATCCACATCCACCTCACCATCTACGTCTCTCCTATTCAATACGTCAACTGCAGCGAATGCAAAGGCACATCTAGCACgaatgatgatggagaGTTACTACAACTCTCTAGAAAGATATCAAAATAAGATTCACAACGATAAGGACGGAAATC
This region of Brettanomyces nanus chromosome 2, complete sequence genomic DNA includes:
- a CDS encoding uncharacterized protein (EggNog:ENOG41); the encoded protein is MVEYFLYNYDPLEQRKMLAVIMENSGIGDARNAPNLDRQVAVWKRILFSQLIFINFLAIMDHIYNYQGEFFPKRVVNSEKLPNWAEWVANWINQDCRYRLDNYSDGRNHFKFGSVFISFIGEMSPYNKSALLIMDLMIPLFQYVMFIMALGQERDTFNASLYGPNPSTTSIPPQPSMFANSAVLPLDDYHSPYYMPIRSIDDPRPVEQLIRRFSVWKMILKQIIFYFKETSIFKKQTYLGNKAMLENLEILRKQNSGKFKLKGSNFSSSTAAKNLKKSMSTSDLSQISQQHMYIDMQQQQSGSDPFRECTTLGKFIQKAFLPPGDHSIMSLSTSLYNNHAALAERELITYNQLTLKLIPRLENLKESLNDAIKQMFSVKGSSHFKTRELKIEIAKTGAILSDYISSVELLTKGESKTSLGTVIKFDHIDPKFDPYLLRLKLDLQLKDQLFTEAHLKEAYADLQRKAVQLEAILYGEMQSCMGIFSNLINAELDTVKDNLVADLSDGFLRNGPNIDWDYFVANDNSHNLLNLTAKQSLDRVKQIRKKSDVVYPYQIDKISSCILSGYMEKKSKYLKNYSKFYYVLTFNFLHEFKTKDRKHETTPVNSYLLDDMTVMPSDDDSHKFVIRIHPRDESKSKYTFRCHSEEVASHWLECLADLCSFSSPLERNNTLNEVMVEEEQAQQVEEGQLPSNSSMAQQSVQTGQTGQTTQSSQSAQSAQSAQSCQSAQSGQSALASDSSSSNSQKESCYAERNESSSSLHLPTFRSIKPTSECSTPSTTPGSSDIQPQAHHKSSASISGLSMESLKEKVKQQQFKAQLSRAGKARIPSDDSPNSELGDYFSYVAPRPRMPYRRSHNGIRSLSRSPSPVLMTPRLSVTGTSGITSPPYNLIEQMDLGVADQGSSGLERRRMILESRLRTSGGISGGTFGGTPGGTPSVTSGGTRDTLLSLPSPGLAMSPPLDTPGTIPPSSVGDVFSQSNK
- a CDS encoding uncharacterized protein (BUSCO:EOG09343XN5); protein product: MSYYFSIIGNNDAPLYELEIGTYHQSGDGTPHLPKEIHQLEQFIVNSSLDILQDIQFKNNAIFTKNLDNFYGYQIFSYLTQGNAKFIILTDLKSHDESLRQFLIEINELYVKTLLNPFYTVNNPITSSGFDTRVRLLARKYL